The DNA window GCACACAAGCTACGGAGCGCGACTGGAGTCGCGCGGTCCTCTCCCCATCACTCGGCCGCGGCCGAATCGTCCTCACCGGCGTCAACCGGAGGCGGCTCGGGAAGAGGTGGCACTTCAGGAGCACCATCGGTGGCCGGCTCGGACGGCAGCAATGGAACATCGGCCGGTGCGTCCGGGTCGATCTCGGTCGGAACCACCGGAACGTCGGGGTCGCCCTCCTCGATCTGGTCGAGCGGGATGATCCCGTCACTTGGCGGCGGCGGCCAAACCTGCACTTCGCCGTCGCCGTAGGGAGTCATCGCCGCCTCGTTCTCGCCCATCACCTGGACGGTCGAGACGTAGCCGAGTTCACCGCTGTCTAGCTCGACTTTGACGAAGCTGCCGTCGTCCATGATCACCTTCATCGGCGTGCCGGCCTTGAGCAGTTTGTCGGCGTTCGCATCGCCATCCGGCCGCTTCTTGAAGAATCCGGTGCTGTCCATCGAGGCCTTGATGAACTCGCCCGGACGGTAACCGGAATCGACCACCCGGGCCGAAGAACCACCGCCGCCCGCCGTGTCCAGCGGGTCGTAGCCAGAGGAAATGGGGCCGCCTTGCTCGCATGCCGCAAGCATCAGACCCAGGACCGGGAGGGAGATCAGTCGGATGTTCATGAAGACTAACGGAACCTGACACGCACCATGGTCAGGGTCAACGGCTTATGAGGAGCATGGCGACGTGCTCGCGCATCGCCTCCCGCCAGTGCCGCGGTGCCTCTCCGAGTCGCGAAGCCAGCCGGCCCGTCGCCATCGCGGTGTGGCGCGGCCGCGTGGCGCGGAAAAAGGAAACCTCATCGAGATGCTGAACCTCGACCTCCGGGCGGGCTGCGAGCGCACCGGCTTCGACCATCTGGTCCAGAATCGCCTCGGCCATGCCATTCCAGCTCACCGGCTCGCCGGCGTTGCACGCGTGCAGCAGTTCGTTGCGGATCCCTTCCTCCAGCAACCGCTCGATCCAGCCGGCCAAATCCTTGGTGAAACATGGCAGCGAGGTCTTGTCGGCCACCGCAGCCAGCGGCTCCCCGGCCAAGGCGCGGCTGACGACCTGCTCGGGAAAGGCCGGGCGCTCGGGGCCGAAGACCCACGAAACCCGGATCACGCAGCCCTCCGCATCAAGCACGGCCCGCTCGCCCGCCGCCTTGGTGGAACCGTAGACGGACAAAGGGTTCACCTTCACGTCCTCGCCGTGGAGACCCTCGTCGGCCCCGCCGAGCACGTAGTCCGTGCTGAAATGAACCATCACCCGCCCACTGCGCCGGCACGACTCGGCGAGTTCCGCCGGCACCGCGGCATTGACCCTCTCGGCCAGAGCCGGGTCGTCCTCACAGGCCTCGAGCGACGTGATCGCGGCTGGATTCAGCAGAACATCGAAGTCAAGGGCCTCGATCCGGCTTACCAGGCCGGGAGCCGCAAGATCCCACTCGCCGCGCGGCAGTTCCAGAACCTGGTGTCGCCCCCGAAGCCGGTCGGCCAGCGCACGACCCACCCGGCCGGTGGTCCCGGTGATCGCGACACGCATCCGCCTCCCCTCAAACCACGCCGGTTTCGCTCAGGCTATCTTCAACAAAACCGTCACCGGCATCGCGGATCCCGCGCAGGCGGCGTTGCACGCCACGCTTGGTCCGCGGGCCGTTCACCTTGTTGACGATGCCCGCCACGGTCAGAGGCATCAGCGCCGCCACGCCGAGGGCCGCCAGCCCGATCGCGATGCCGCGACGCGCGTTGGCATGCATTACCTCTCCAAGAATCAGTCCCGCAGCCGCGCCGAGCAAAGCCGGCGAAACCATCGCCGAAGTCTCGGTCCATGCGCGCTCCTGCTCGTCGTTCTCGTACGTCATGCCGAATTCCTAGCAGGCTCACGGGGCGCGACAACCACGGAAACGTTCCAATCATCACCGGGATTGGGGCTTTCCGTCGGGCCTGCGACCCTTACAGTCCCGCGCGAATACCCGCACTGCCCGTTTTTCATGGCCTCCACCTACGCTCTCATCCTTGCCGGCGGTTCCGGCACCCGTTTCTGGCCGCTCAGCCGGGACGCCCGCCCGAAGCAACTGCTCAACCTTTTTGGCAGCGACACGCTGCTCGAGCAAACGATCAACCGACTCGACGGCCTCGTGCCGCGCGAGAACATCCTGATCCTGACCAATGCCGCGCAGATCGATGCGGTGCGCGAGGTCGCGTCGATGCTGCCGCCGGAAAACATCTTCGCCGAACCTGCGAAACGCGACACCGCCCCGGCCGTCGCGCTCGGAATCGGACTTGTCGCCGCCCGCGACCCCGGCGCCACGATGATGGTGCTCCCGGCCGACCAACTGATCCAGGACACGGTCGCCTACCACGCGGTCATGCGCGATGCGATCGCGACCGCCGAGAAGTCCGACGGGCTGGTCACCATCGGCATCCGCCCGACCTGGCCGTGCCCGTCGTACGGCTACATCGAGCGCGGCAGCCGCGCCAGCATCCCGGGTTTGGACTGCGAGCACCCGCCGGCCGAGGTCTCCCGGTTCCGGGAAAAGCCGAGCACCGATCTCGCCGAGCAGTTCCTCGCCGCCGGGGGCTTCTGCTGGAATGCCGGCATGTTCGTGTGGTCCTTGCCGACCGTGATCCGCGAGCTTTCGAAGCACGCGCCCGAACTCGCGAACTTCGTTTCCGAACTCCGCAAGTCGAGCGACCCCGCCGCAACCGTGGCCGCCCAGTTCCCCGAGCTGACCCCGATTTCGATCGACTACGCACTGATGGAAAAGGCCAGCCGCGTGCTCAACATCGAGGCCACCTTCGACTGGGACGACGTCGGCTCGTGGATCTCGGTGGCGAAATACCTTGAGGCCGATGACTCCGACAACCGCTCGAACACGCCGCTGTCGAAGATCGATTCGGAGAACAACATCGTCTTCAACGACAACAAGAACGTCCGCATCGCGCTGCTCGGCGTCGACGACCTGATCGTGGTGCAGACCGGCGACGCCCTGCTCATCGCCAACCGCCACCAGGCCGACGCGATCAAAAAGCTCTCCGCCGAGCTCCCGAAGGAACTCCTGTGAAAACCTGAAATCTCAAACTCGAAACCTCAACCGGTTTGCCGCCGTCGTCGCACCCCGCGCTTTCGAGTTTGAAGTTTAAAACCTAAAGTTTCCCGTGCACCCCGCCCTCGGAATCGATCACGGCGACGCCCGCATCGGCATCGCCGCCACCGATCCGCTGGGAATCCTCGCCCACCCGGTCGAAACCATCCACGTCCGCACCACCGACCCGGTCGAGCGGATCGCCGCGATCGTCGCCGAGCGCGACATCAGGACACTCGTCCTCGGCCTGCCTCTGAACCTCGACGGCGAGGAGGGCCCGGCCGCCGGGAAGGTCCGGAAGTTCGGGGAAAAACTCGCCAAACGCCTGCCGGAACTTCCGCTTCATTTCATCGACGAGTCGCTCACCACCGTGTCCGCGGCTGGCAAGCTCCGTGCTGCGGGAAGGAACGCCAAAAAGCAGAAGGCGGTGATCGACCAGGCCGCCGCGGTTGAAATTCTCGAGCTTTGGCTCTATGAAAGCGACGGTCAGGAACTCTGAGCCGCCCCCGAATTCGTCATGATCCGCATTGTTCCCCTTCTTCTCGCCACAGCCGGCCTCGCTGGCGCGACCACCGGCACGATCGTCTCAGGGTCGACCACCCTGAACATCGTGCCTCAGGCCGGCGCCACCACCGCGGAGGACAAAAACATCATCAACATCAAGGTGCAGCCGGGCGGCAACGCCTCGTGGCGGACGGAACAGAACACCAGTCTTACCGGCACCGTCGACGTCGAGGTCGAAATCGATATCACCAACGACCGGGCGATCAGCTTCAGCCTGATCGACGGCAGGGCAAGCGCCACCGACATGCGTTTCCGCGTCGTCAAAACTCAAACGTCCCAACTGGGGTATGATCTCCGGTTTGAGAATCTTTCCTGCGGAATCTTCACCACCGCTCCACCTGCCCTGATCACGGATCCGGTCACCGGCGAGTTTGATGCGGCGGACCATACGTTCCTTATCGATCAAGGCACCGCTACCGGCTACTTTTGGCCCCCGTTTTCCAACAAGACCAACGTCGCTGAAAACTTCGCGCCACCCAATCAGATCGCCGGGGCCGGCGCTGGCACCGGTACGATCACACTGGTCCCTACAGGTTCAGCGAACGGCTTCACCAGCTACGATATTGTTGCAAGCTTCCCGATAGCGATCGACCAGACGGATGACTCAGGCGACACAACTGTCCGCACGATCGCCTCAGGAACGATCCAAGCCACCGGCAGCATTACGGTCGCCGACAGCCCATTCGTCGCGTGGACCAACGCCGAGGGGATTCCGGGAGCGTTGCCGGGCGATGACTTCAATGGCGACGGCCTGCCAAACGCCTTTGCGTGGGCCTACGGTCTCGGAGCCTACGACGACTATCCCGACAGCCTGCCCCGCTCGACCGCCGCGGGCGGATTCGAACTTCCTCTGCCGCCCTTCGGCACCGCTGCTCCGATCCTGATCGAGGTTTCCACCACCCTCGGCGTCTGGACACCCCTTCCTGCCGGACGCTGCTCCGCCGGCGTGAACCCCCTGCCAATCGGCACCACCGGGACGGTCACTGTCACTCCATCCGGCCAGGCCTGCGAATTCCTCCGGTTGCAGGTCAACGAGTAGGCTTTTACCAAGTCTTAACGAAACTTCGCGCCCTTGGCGGCGTTCTCCCCACCATGAACTTCAACGACTCCAGCCGCCGCCGCTTTCTCCAGGGTTTCACCGCCACCGCCGCCGGCCTGTGGGTCCCGGGCGCCTTCGCCGAAGCGCTGCAGCCGACGCCGAAGCAGACCGAAGGGCCGTTCTACCCGGTCGATCTGCCGCTCGATACCGACAACGACCTGATCGTGGTCAATGACGGCCTCACCCCGGCGGTCGGCGAAGTCACCCACCTCAGCGGCCGCATCCTCGACGCCAAGGGCGACCCGATCCGCAACGCGATGGTCGAGATCTGGCAGGTGGACCACCACGGCGTCTACCTGCACAAGGGCAGCAACAAGCACGACAAGCGCGACAAGAACTTCCAAGGCTTCGGCCGCTTCCTGACCGGATCGACCGGCGAGTACTACTTCCGCACCATCAAGCCGGTTTCCTACCCCGGCCGCACACCGCACATCCACTTCGCGGTCAAAATGAAGGGCCGCGACAAGTGGACGACCCAGTGCTACATCAAGGGCGA is part of the Haloferula helveola genome and encodes:
- a CDS encoding protocatechuate 3,4-dioxygenase, which codes for MNFNDSSRRRFLQGFTATAAGLWVPGAFAEALQPTPKQTEGPFYPVDLPLDTDNDLIVVNDGLTPAVGEVTHLSGRILDAKGDPIRNAMVEIWQVDHHGVYLHKGSNKHDKRDKNFQGFGRFLTGSTGEYYFRTIKPVSYPGRTPHIHFAVKMKGRDKWTTQCYIKGEKQNERDGVIRGIKDEKQRAAVIVDFAPVKGSKTGELAARFDIVMGFTPAG
- the ruvX gene encoding Holliday junction resolvase RuvX codes for the protein MHPALGIDHGDARIGIAATDPLGILAHPVETIHVRTTDPVERIAAIVAERDIRTLVLGLPLNLDGEEGPAAGKVRKFGEKLAKRLPELPLHFIDESLTTVSAAGKLRAAGRNAKKQKAVIDQAAAVEILELWLYESDGQEL
- a CDS encoding NAD(P)-dependent oxidoreductase; the encoded protein is MRVAITGTTGRVGRALADRLRGRHQVLELPRGEWDLAAPGLVSRIEALDFDVLLNPAAITSLEACEDDPALAERVNAAVPAELAESCRRSGRVMVHFSTDYVLGGADEGLHGEDVKVNPLSVYGSTKAAGERAVLDAEGCVIRVSWVFGPERPAFPEQVVSRALAGEPLAAVADKTSLPCFTKDLAGWIERLLEEGIRNELLHACNAGEPVSWNGMAEAILDQMVEAGALAARPEVEVQHLDEVSFFRATRPRHTAMATGRLASRLGEAPRHWREAMREHVAMLLISR
- a CDS encoding mannose-1-phosphate guanylyltransferase, whose translation is MASTYALILAGGSGTRFWPLSRDARPKQLLNLFGSDTLLEQTINRLDGLVPRENILILTNAAQIDAVREVASMLPPENIFAEPAKRDTAPAVALGIGLVAARDPGATMMVLPADQLIQDTVAYHAVMRDAIATAEKSDGLVTIGIRPTWPCPSYGYIERGSRASIPGLDCEHPPAEVSRFREKPSTDLAEQFLAAGGFCWNAGMFVWSLPTVIRELSKHAPELANFVSELRKSSDPAATVAAQFPELTPISIDYALMEKASRVLNIEATFDWDDVGSWISVAKYLEADDSDNRSNTPLSKIDSENNIVFNDNKNVRIALLGVDDLIVVQTGDALLIANRHQADAIKKLSAELPKELL